The following is a genomic window from Hemibagrus wyckioides isolate EC202008001 linkage group LG22, SWU_Hwy_1.0, whole genome shotgun sequence.
CTCTCCGTACATGATGCTGGAGGGCACTTTCCCTTTCACTCCTCCGTAATTAGCCGGATCCATCCACAGCAGGAACTCCCAGCATCGAGAGAAGGTGATGGACAGAGAGTGGAAGATCTCCCGGGAATGGATGCTAAAGGATGATAGAAAACAATTGCTTTTTCCTCCATTATTGTAAAGGATGCTAATAATTAAAGACTTAATTGACCCTATAACTGAAGATCCACCTGGATAATGAACTATATGATTGTCTTAAACAAAGGAAGCCATGGACCATGTGCTGTGAATACTTACACAGGATCATAATTTATATTCGTTCTCTTCACCCgtaaatattggcacctctACAGAAGGTAAGGAGAGAAGCAGGTCTGACCTGTTGGTGATGTACTCCACGTAAGCGATGGCGTCGTCAATGCGCCGTTTCTTGGTACTGAGGATGATGCGGTTAAAGTTTCCGTAGACCACAGAGGAACCGAGCCGCTTAAACTCGGCAACcagcctggagagagagagagacagacagagagagagagagagagagagagagagagagtgtgagacagagtgagtgagtgagtgagagagagagagagagagagagagagagagagagagtgagtgagtgagagagtgagtgagtgagtgagtgagagagtgagtgagtgagtgagtgagtgagtgagagagagagtgagtgagtgagtgagagagagagagagagagagagagagacagacagacagacagagagagagagagagggagagagagagagagggatcaagagagagagagggatcgagagagagagagagagagagagagagagagagggatcgagagagagagagaaaaagagagggatcGAGAGAGGGAGGGATCGAGACAGAGGTCAAAAAATATCAAACgaaagttattttttatttagaggCTGAGGAATCGTTCTGATTTGATTCTCTGACTCTAATGAAAGTTCAGTAAACGGACTCTGTGGTGTTTCAGTCACTCACTGGAGGAAGATCTTCTTCATCATGTTGAGCAGTGTCCGGTGCAGCGCCGGGTCATACAGGAGAGAGCTGGGGGAACGCAGCCAGCGGTAGAAGTGCATCACCTGATTATCCGCATAGACGTTATGGTACTGTGTGATCTCCCGCACCCAGCCAACCACCATACTCTTCAggatcctacacacacacacacacacacacttattattacTTGTTCCTGTCTATATGCAATATTAATCAGTATCTAAATactaaatcatattttatataattaataattaatttaaattaaagtcTACATAAGTGAGGTGTTTCATTTTTGGCACGGAGGGTTATATTCATGACAGGAGCTaggttataaataaatgaattaataaacaaGCGTACAAAAGACTAAAtaggcagaaaaaaataaattaaataaataaaatcaaataaattaattaatttaacatttaattaattaattaaataaataaaaaatgcaacaaaaaatgcacaattaaacaaaaaaatatttagtaatataaaaattatttagtAATATTATTTGAATGGTTCCAAATTATTTAGGAAataattgttcattttttaaaatgctaataaaataatCCTTGAATACTCTTTATTAGATACTGAATTTTGTGTGTAACAAAATGTGCCTCAGAGTCTGAGTCTTCAAAGTCTACATAACATTTCCAAAATTATattctctctcgcacacacacacacacctgaatgtATTGGAGCAGAGCGCGGTCTCATCATAACTAGCCACGGCGGTCACCCCCTGGTTTCCTGACATCATGTCCTCCAGCGATGCGTGCTGAATGACATCGAAACTCACGCCCATGCTGGCTCCGCCCTCCATGTCGTTCACGTGCTGCGACTGGAGGATGGTGTTCACCGCCAAGCTCTGAATAtccaactccacacacactgaaggaaaaaaaacccatcatcattaacactgaatCCCACTTCTAATATttcatgtacatgtatgtgGACATGTACATGTATGTGCATATCCACAGAGTACCTGTGGAGAAACAGCCTGGGGAGTTGATCTCCATGGAGCCTCgctcatcactctccatcaccaGCCTGCTGTCGTCCGCCTCCTTGCCCCCGAGGTCGGGTCTTGCCGTGGGTGAAAGCCACAGAAGGTGGTTGTGCTTCCGCAGGTGACGAGCCAGGAAGAGGTCCGAGCCGAATATGGAGATGTCCTCAGGCAGGTTCCCTACAGGTAAGTGGTAATACCTGTGGGGTGGAGTCAAGTGAgtgttagaaaataaaaaactgaacaTGGCCATTACAAGTGAAATTTAACTCCTGATTAAGGAAAACACTTTTTTGCTAATGTTACTCTATATTAGATACCGAATATGGCTTGTTTTTAAGAGGAATAAGGAGGGCAGTAGAACAAGCATCTACTTTAAATTAATAGCTCAAGTCTAAAATGCTGCATTATCTTCACAACCATGTATTTGCGAAagaataaaatcattaatataaagctgccAGTGGTGGCTCAGGAGGTTAAtgatctgggttgttgatcagaaggtcagggttcaagccccagcagggcaaccctgctccaggggcactttATCATAgttgcccctgtgctctgaccccaacttcctcatctaggatatataaagaaaagaattccacagtGCTGTAacgtatgtgtggcgataataaaagcttcttctttttcagtGACTGGTGTAAATCGTATTAGTATCCTGGCCACAGTGTGCTCGGCAGCGTGTGCTGTACCTGGCCATGTCGAAGGCCTGTGAGAGACAACTGTCCAGGTTTAGGTAGTGTTTGATCATGCGGCGCGCGCCGTGTCGCTGCCAGTCCAGCACGTTGTAGCTGATGTCGTCGGTCACGTGCACGGGAACCACGGGGAACTCCTCCAGCACGGTCATGCTGGCCGCCAGACGCCGCAGCTCCCAGTTAGACTGCACGGCGATGAGAGTGGGACCACGGCgctcctcctacacacacacacgtgatttatgtttatttatttgtcaagGGCCTCAATATACAGATACATGGAACCAATAGTACATAAGATAGGACTAGATAATAGTTAAATCATCAGTGCTGGCATTATTGTGGgattattattttcctgtaactgcaTGTGGCAGCAATTTGCCCATGTTTTATTATGGGGAAAAATAGACAAgtcaaacttcctgttattGCTAATAAACATTCCTTCCATCAGCCTCTCTGCTTTCTTTGTCTTGAAGTtaaccaaacaaaaataaagtagGTAGATTTTCATCTTACGGAGAAACCTTGGTCTccctttaataataattttcgaagaggattagattagatttcatGTCTAGAGCACGTGAAACGTCTGCTGTCCTGTGTagcttgttactatagaaacagcaaCTAAATGACCGCAAACAATAATCCTGAGATTTGCTTTGCTGCTGCAAACGATCAGTGGACCAATCAGGTTGAGGAGCAGTCAGGGTGGGCGTGTACCTTATAGCCGAGCAGAATGCGCTGCACCGCCCGGTAAATAGCCTTGACGTCGTTCTCAGCACGCACTTCGAACTGGTGCTTCTCCGGAGGCAGGAGCTCCTCGGAGGTCTTCTCCAGCAGCGCGGTCCGCTCGGCTCCGTACAGCGTACTCAAGTTCGGCATCTGGTTGCTTCGTACCTGTGACATGGGGTCAGTCATGAAGATATGAGCCCAGGCATTTGTACCGCTGCACGACTAGCAGAAGTGCAGAATATGCCACTAAAATGCATCTGTCACGTGACACAGAAAAGTAGGAAGCACCGTGTCGAGGACGAAGACGCTGGCTTTGCGCTGAGAGGGGATGAAGAGGCCAAACAGAGCCTTGTGGCCCTGACTGTGATGGTACAGGTAGATGTGTCTCACACTGCCTGCAATGCAAACCATACAGTCAAACAACTGACTCATTAAAAGAGATAAACAAATAGTCTGTTATGATAAACTCTCCGATTCTCACTGCGTAGCGGACAGTGTTACCTGGCTCCAGGTAGCCAAACTGAGCGAGAGACCTCATGTCCAAGTGCTCCAGCTCGAAGGTGTCGGCTTCTCGGCCAGCCAGAGCTCTCACCACCTGCTTATTGACCATACACAAGCAGCCGAGCTGCACCAGCGCCCGGAAAAGCAGCGGCACCTGCAGGAccgagacacagacacacatttagAAGATAAAATCAAATGGGATATAATCAGTGCTTGAAACTGATCATTTATTCAGTCTTATTATATTTAACACAAAAGACTCACAGATTAGTGTCCTAATACAGTTTTTCCTCCAAATCCTTCTTTCCCTTATGtttgtattatattaaaaaccatcgtaattcttttattttaaatatattaattgttTGGTTTCATTGCATTGACTTATACTGACATGTAcaggtggtggtagctcaagtggttaaggctctgggtcgttgaccagaaaaatcagggttcaagccccagcaccaccaagctgccacctgaccctgtgctctacATTTAAAGATATGTAAAAAGATATATAAAGAGATATATCTCTCCGGGCACGTTCTCCCTTCTCTCAGTCTGTGGCCAAGCCGAGCCGGGACGAGGTTCTCTCGTGGCTCACAGAGCCAAAGATACTGAGGTTAATGAGAGACGCCACAAAATACATGTTTATTTGTGCAGAGAATAAAGAGCTGCCGTCCTTCTCACACAATGCAGAGGTGACGTCCCATCAcgtgttacaccattacactcacAAAGAGTGATGAAGACTGTTATTAAATGAAGAACAGTCTAGATTTAATAGTAACAGGAACCTAAGATGATATCAGAGAAGGCTTTCTTGATCATAGCAGACACAAAGTCTTCACCTTGAATAAACGGAGATGAATAAACAATAGTGAGTCATCTAATACGACAGACTGAACTGAACCATTTTGCGACATTCGAAGCCACAGCAAATGGGTTTCATTTTATAAACCGAATCGTTTAATCGCATTCGTTTTGATTTTTCATCAATTTAATATAGAAGTGTTCCAACATTCTCGTTAATGGCTTGGTTGAGGACGTTATAACACAAGATCCCTAGATCACCAGAACACTAACGGCTATTAAATTGGCCTTAATTGAAATCACGATAATATTACGTtatcattttaaaagaaaagcgAATATGAAAAAAAGCTGATtgatttggataaaattaaaataataaatataataataataataaaaataataaaatgttaaaataatccAGCGTAAGATTCAATTTCACATTAATTACTCCATTAAGATTTTATAGAAAATTTTCCTGAATAATTCTTAATAATCCATCCCATTTCTATAATGAGAAAGATGGTCACGAATTAAATGAATCCATAAAATACATGTAAAatcgtttatttttatttattactctttTGAAGATCCTTTTCGCATGCCGGGAACTCAAATATTATCCTATTAAAAACTTTATAAAAATGCACCAACACGTCACTAAACAGTGCTGAATTAATTAAGGGTGCCAAAACTTATGATCACGCATACATTCAGAATAATTTTTCAGCCCTAGTTTAGAACAGTATTCCGCTCCTAGACATTCAGCTCCATTTACAGTGAGTTTGAGGTAAAGTGATGCTTTTTCCTCGCCGTTATTCGAACCGTCTGTCTGCTCCATTACCTGCGTCTCGTAGACGCCCTCGATGTCTGGGGCAGAAAGGTCTGCGTTGATCTCATTGATGTGTGCCTGATACATGTCCTCAGGCACAGAGTACTGGTACAGGTTATACACAACGCTGGAGCGCGGCAAAATCCGGTTCACCTGGAGGGGAAATATTTGTGAATTAAAACTCGGATGTCATTTCCAGTTGTTAGATTAACGACGGAGGTGTGGACAAACCTTCTTGTACGTGGCTCCTTCTTCCTGCTTGGGCACTCTCTGATTGACATAAAACACTCGTGGGATGTTGAGCTTCATGCAGTGCAGGTCAGTGCCGATCACTGCCCACAGCTTATACAGGCCTGGGTGACTGGTCTCTGCAATCTAGTGGAAAGAGTTCAAAACAGACATATTACTGGAATTAAAAGTTGAAATTCTCAGGATGTACATCATAATCTTAGACTGGATGAAGAGCTTCCTGAAAAGGAATGAATAAACgtttacactatatttccaaaagttttgggacaaaaTCATGGAATTCaggagttgtttttcaggactcggccccttagttccagtgaaacattttggacaatttcatgctcccaactttgcgggaacagtttggggatgacccccttcctgttccaacatgactgcacacctgtgcacaaagcaaggtccataaagacatggatgagggagtttggtgtggaggaacttcacagactCCTGTCCTCAAcctcatagaacacctttgggatgaattagagaggatactgtgagccagaccttctcgtccaacatcagtgcctgacctcacaaatgggcTTCTAATGAGGAATGgtcacaaaaaaacattttttagcaTGACAATGCACCTGAGCACAAAGCTTCATGGAGACacggtgtgttaaggttggagtggaagaactcgagtgtcctgcagaCTCCTTGagtcctgactctgactcaacacctttgtgatgaactggaacaccgactgaccTCCTCAcccagcatcagtgtctgatctcactaatgctcttgtagctgaatgaacacaaatccccacatcTCCTATTTTTAGTGTAAAGCCTTTCTAAAAGAGTAGAGGTAATTATAACAGTGAAGGGAAAATAAATTTGgaatctacaaacacacatggtcagggtgcacaaacttttgcacatacatcatataaatgcattttaaatgacaTGTAGGAGCCATCATCCCTAGCCAGTTTCCTCTTAGTGCACATAGTGAATTACCTGTACTATTTGCCAGGGCATGTCCAGAATGCTCCGAGCTGTCCTGCGCAGGAAGTTCCCCAGCCCTGTGGTCGGTCCGTCCCTGATCACTCTGCCTCCTGTAGGCTGAGCCTCTCCGTCCAGCATGCGCCGTCTCTTCCTGCGCTCTTTCCTCTGCCGGATCTGCAGCTCCCACTTCTTCTTATGGTAGCGCAGCCACACCAGCCTCTCTTCCTAAATACAGAGGATTCAAAGAAAAACTAGATTCTGAGTGCctcataaaatattattatttgtacatATTATCATACTCTGACTAAAAATaactatgaataaaatatttatataatgtaattTGTCCTGTCCCCCAAGTTCCTGCTGTGTTTTTGCCGTTTACGtgattaattataattattattattcatttatttttaaacttggCTCTTTTGATGATCCTGTGTCTGCAGTACCTGTGTTGTACCCATAGGTGGCGGCGGGCCCAGTATCTCTCTCCAGGACTGCGTGAGCTCCAGCTCCTGAGACTCCGTCTGGCTGTCCTCACCCTGAGATGCTCGCTTCCTCTTAGTGCTAATGAGGATAGCAGGCTGAAGGGGACGCTTTGGAGCGGCAAAATCCTCGATATCAGGAGTCTCACGTGGCTCAGTCTGATTGgccacctgagagagagagagagagagagagagagagagaaaagagtatGTGAGAACGAGAAAtaatgagagaaagtgagagataatgagagaaacagagagataaagaaagagtgagagaaacagagaaataattagtgtgtgtgagagagagagagaaagagagaaagaaaagagtatgTGAGAACGAGAAAtaatgagagaaagtgagagataatgagagaaacagagagataaagaaagagtgagagaaacagagaaataattagtgtgtgagagagagagagaaagagagagtgtgtgagaacgagaaataatgagagaaagtgagagataatgagagaaaaagagagatataattagagtgtgtgagagagagagagagagagagagagagagagagagagagaaagcgtgagagagaaaaagagtgtgtgagaacgagaaataatgagagaaagtgagagatgagagaaaaagagagataaagaaagaatgagagaaacagagagaaataattagagagagtgtgtgtgagagagagagagagagagagagagaaaagagaaagggagagagagaggagtgagagagagagagattacacaTGTTGACAGTATAaatccagctgtgtgtgtgtgtgtgtgtgcataactCATCACACCTGTCTCTTTCCCTCACTGGTGAACATCTCACTGATTTTCTTCTGTTTGTAAATGTCGTTCTTTTCCAGAAGTTTCTTATGCAGCCAGTCTGGATGGCGAACTCGAGGCACGGGGTTTTTCAcctaaaaacagaacaaaaaaacacacaaataaaactaaaaattaaacagaaaataaaactgtttttttgCTGTCTGCTCATATTATCTCACTGTGAAATCCAAGACTTCCAAGAAATCCAATATAGCAAAGATCTTAAGCGTGATTAGTCTCTAACCTCCagtgcaaatatatatatatacacacacacacacacacacacagactgctcGAATACCATAAGTGTAAAtgatttccttccttctttctttccatccttccttatttcattccctccttctttccttccttccttatttcattccttccttccttcctaatttcctttattccttccttatcttccttatttcattccttcattcctaatttctttattccttccttatttcctttccttcctttgttccttccttccatatttccttcctccctcttatttccttccttgctttattatttccttccttccttatttccttccttgctttattatttccttccttccttccttacctccttccttcctccctcatTTCTTTCCTCCCTTCACTACTTGTGTGTAACTTCACCTGCTGTAGTGCTGCTGGAATGGTGATGATCTTCTGTATGGCGCTGCCCAGTCTCTCAATGTAGTAACCCCAGTCCAGGATCTGAaccacaaacatcaacacattAGCCGTGTATTGGTTATAGGAATCAGTCGCTGTGTTACAGCTGAGCGTATCTAGAAGAACGTACTGATCTGATGTCCATGTCATGGAGGCTGGGCATCTTCAGCCATTTGCGCAGGAAGTGCTTCTTGACGCTAGGTTCGGCCTGGAATATGGCCAGAGGAATCGCCCTTTAGAGGGAAGAGAAGATTTCATGATGAAGGAAATGCCATCACAGTCATTTGGTAAAGATGTCTGGATGTGTATAatgcttctctctgtctctgttcagccaatcagatcaaGTCTGAGACTAAAAGCAATTCTGATTGGCTAAGCATAAGACCGAATAAACGACGGGATGgattgaaacaaaaaaacaaaactctgACTCTTCCTCACCTCTCAGTAACAGGAGAGCCCTCGGGTTTGCGAGAGATCACGTAGCGACAGCTCAGCCCCGCGTCCTTCACCATCTGATCTCCGAGAAACTCCGCCAGACGTTTGGCCGTGCTGATGGACGTGGACTTCTGCTCGCCGTAATCCTCCAGCTTCCGGGACATGGAGCGGTTTTCCGAAATCAGCTCAAAGAGCTCTGCGTCTGGCATGTTAGCCGCCTGTCATGATAATGACAAACTGTAAGGTGTGAATTCGTCGGTCTTTGATTGAAACCAGAGCCTCCAATTCCAAAAACTAAATACATGTCTGCTTGCACCGTTACTATGGTAACGATAACAAGGGAAGCGCATTAGTATAAACCTGTgaaaatctgaccaatcagatacaAGCTCTGTGGCATCCGTGTTACtttatacaccgaccaggcataacattatgaccaccgagaggtgaagagaataaggctgatgatctcatcatggcacctgttagtgggtgggatatattagaggcagcaagtgaacattttgtcctcaaagttgatggaaaaatggacaagcgtaaggatttgagcgagtttgacgaagggccgaattgtgacggctagacgactggatcagagcatctccaaaactgcagctcttgtgggggtgttcccgctctgcagtggtcagtatctatcaaaagtgtcctgtaagtatcctttataTCCttacttaaaggatctgctgccagataccacagcacaccttcagagatctagtggagtccatatgCCTTGAtagttcagggctgttttggcactAAAAgtgggaaccaacacaatattgggcataatgttctgcctgatcggtgtatacgcTAATGTGATATGCTTCCCCATCATATCCTACGCCACCTTGCTGTAGAGCACGTCCAGCCAGTAGTCGGCTACTTTGGCGACCGATGCGTAGACTTCCTCCAGAGTGGTGCCTTTGAGGAAAGCCTCGAATACGGACGACTGGAAGATCTTAATGAGCTGCagctctcctcttctcttcaccTCGAAACCCTTCAGCTCAGCCAGAGAGCCGTCCTCGTTGAACACGGCGTATCtgacagcaaacacacacacacacaatacttaaatcaaactgcacacaaactaaTAAGAGCTCATGCATTATTAGCTAATGTGAGATCACTAATAGTGACTAGTTCCTATGCTTCCTGGTAAGCAGATTCATCACAAAGTAAGGCTTTGACTCATCACAAGTTTAGATAAATGCCCTCTTTCagatatgttattgtttctatagcaacaactaaCATCCAGGtccttcacagggacttgtacgtCAAGCTctctacaaataaatattaaaaaataatacataattgtttgtttgtttcatatcACCGTGTAACACTGTGAAAGCCATGCTAACTCTGCTTCAGAGCAGGATTTAATAACCCTGGGGTAAAAAAGCTAATTCTAATACAGCTTCTAAATTACACGTATGAAATGTTCCTATAGCCAGGGATTAAAATCGATGACAAGCTAGCGGTGTGAAAAGCCCTGTAGAGTGACCAATGTCTTGGTTCATAAGATCTGGTCCAGATTAACCTCAGTCCATGATTTTAAATTCCTACTAATGAACTGAACAGAGACAAAAGCTGCTGCATTGCAATCATCTCACCTCTTCTTCAGCTTCTTGCCCTCCTCTTTAGAAGCGGGTAGGATCATGGCCAGGTACGGTCCGTCCACCTCGAAGAAGATGCTGTTCTCTGCCCTCGTCTCGTACGTGAGCGAGGCCGGGTCCACCAGCTCCTGGTACTGTTCGTTAGTAAAGCCTTCCTGTGTACAACACATGAGTAAAgcaatacattaacactaagcTATAGGATACACTTTTGTGTTAATATCCATCAAGGAGGAAATGAACCTGCCTTGACCATGATGTTCAGCATGGCCCCGGGGTAACTGATGGTCACTTTGGGCTTCTTCTCGTTGCTGGTCTTGATGACAAAGTTTTCAGGGAAGGAGTTTGGCAGGACGCACCAGATACCGTCGGTGTCCAGCTCTAAAGGTCTCCtacaacaatgtacacacatacacaaaggaATGTAGATACAGATGCATGGCTTCTGGATCAACCTACACAATTTTAGCATATAGACTTAGAGCATTTGGGTCAAAAGGACCGATGAGTAGCCAATATTTCATTTAGTGAAATCAATCAAtaatcacatgggccagccatTCGctcgtgcatcaatgacccttggctgcccatgaccctgtcgccggttcaccactgttaaTCCCTtagagcacttttgatagatactgaccactgaccgCATTTTTGGCTACAACAATTACTAAAAACTcctgaaatcctggaggaactgattaAACTGTTAAAAACGTCAAGCTCACCCAATCTGTTCGATCAGCTCTCTggcctgtgtgatgatgttagCTCCTGTGTGACACACGATGCCGGCCATTTCCATGGAATACCATCTCGCTCTAGAAacgtacaacacacacaccagccaaTTAATACTCACAACTGAACATCATGCCTGTACTGTTTTCAGTGGATATATTTTACAACACGGATGAATACGATCCAAGGCTCTTGTTCAGACCGGCGCGAGAGACGTATTTATAGATTCCGTACCCTTTCCTCATGACGTATCCGTAGAAAGAGTTGAGGATGCATTTATGTGCCAGCTGCAGAGACTCGTAGAGGATCTCCATATTCTTACAGCGCTTCACTTCCGCAGCGTCGCCGTTCTCCTGAGCCGTAGACAGCTTCTTCTTCCACACCTGACAGAAGAGAGACATTTCTTAGAAAACAAAGTAAGTGACAGAATACGCTAACTGGAAACGCtaacaactgagggttaagggttaatcgtatgccgaggttccattatattttaaaacaatgcATCATGAGGAAGAGCATAGATTTAATGAAGAGTCTTGTTGACAGACGTGGCCAAACAAACTCAGGTACCGAGGTCAGGTTTCTCTTAGAATCATTAACGTATCTGTTTCCAATACAACATGGACAGAGCACAAGGAAGCAACACCACCATGTGTGTCGTTCAGGACTGAACCCAGCACACCTTATGTAATCCTTTAAACTCATAGCGTCGATCTCGGAACGCTCGAACCGTGTCCACGTAGAAGGAATTCTCTCTCTGACAAATCGTAGTGACTCTCTCCTCCAGCCTGGTCAAGTGCACCTTCTTATAGGCCTTTCGACAGTA
Proteins encoded in this region:
- the pole gene encoding DNA polymerase epsilon catalytic subunit A, whose translation is MVLQNSGRYKADRGGGADQDKQQDDVSNMSAVKRLERSQFTDEMDARYGCERMKEPGEKTGWLINMHPTEILDDDKRMISAVDYYFIQEDGSRFKVALPYKPYFYIATKKNCEREVISFLSKKFQGKIAKLETVPKEDLDLHNHLVGLKRTYIKLSFNTVDDLVKVKREISPAVRKNREREKSNDAYTSMLSSALVGGSVTADDEEGTSKKMADQLDNIVDMREYDVPYHVRLSIDLKIHVAHWYNVRYRGSAYPPEIVRRDDLVERPDPVVLAFDIETTKLPLKFPDAETDQIMMISYMIDGQGFLITNREIVSEDIEDFEFTPKPEYEGPFTVFNEPDEAALIQRWFEHIHETKPNIFVTYNGDFFDWPFVEARAAQHNLNMYQEIGFQKDSQGEYKASQSIHMDCLRWVKRDSYLPVGSHNLKAAAKAKLGYDPVELDPEEMCRMATEEPQTLATYSVSDAVATYYLYMKYVHPFIFALCTIIPMEPDEVLRKGSGTLCEALLMVQAFHVNIIFPNKQEQVFNKLTDDGHVLDSETYVGGHVEALESGVFRSDIPCRFKMNPAAFDFLLQRVERTLRHAVEEEEKVPLEQVTNFNEVCDDIKKKLISLKEVPNRIECPLIYHLDVGAMYPNIILTNRLQPSAMVDEATCAACDFNKPGATCQRRMAWQWRGEIMPASRSEFHRIQQQLESEKFPPLFPNGKPRAFHELNREEQARHEKKRLGDYCRKAYKKVHLTRLEERVTTICQRENSFYVDTVRAFRDRRYEFKGLHKVWKKKLSTAQENGDAAEVKRCKNMEILYESLQLAHKCILNSFYGYVMRKGARWYSMEMAGIVCHTGANIITQARELIEQIGRPLELDTDGIWCVLPNSFPENFVIKTSNEKKPKVTISYPGAMLNIMVKAGFTNEQYQELVDPASLTYETRAENSIFFEVDGPYLAMILPASKEEGKKLKKRYAVFNEDGSLAELKGFEVKRRGELQLIKIFQSSVFEAFLKGTTLEEVYASVAKVADYWLDVLYSKAANMPDAELFELISENRSMSRKLEDYGEQKSTSISTAKRLAEFLGDQMVKDAGLSCRYVISRKPEGSPVTERAIPLAIFQAEPSVKKHFLRKWLKMPSLHDMDIRSILDWGYYIERLGSAIQKIITIPAALQQVKNPVPRVRHPDWLHKKLLEKNDIYKQKKISEMFTSEGKRQVANQTEPRETPDIEDFAAPKRPLQPAILISTKRKRASQGEDSQTESQELELTQSWREILGPPPPMGTTQEERLVWLRYHKKKWELQIRQRKERRKRRRMLDGEAQPTGGRVIRDGPTTGLGNFLRRTARSILDMPWQIVQIAETSHPGLYKLWAVIGTDLHCMKLNIPRVFYVNQRVPKQEEGATYKKVNRILPRSSVVYNLYQYSVPEDMYQAHINEINADLSAPDIEGVYETQVPLLFRALVQLGCLCMVNKQVVRALAGREADTFELEHLDMRSLAQFGYLEPGSVRHIYLYHHSQGHKALFGLFIPSQRKASVFVLDTVRSNQMPNLSTLYGAERTALLEKTSEELLPPEKHQFEVRAENDVKAIYRAVQRILLGYKEERRGPTLIAVQSNWELRRLAASMTVLEEFPVVPVHVTDDISYNVLDWQRHGARRMIKHYLNLDSCLSQAFDMARYYHLPVGNLPEDISIFGSDLFLARHLRKHNHLLWLSPTARPDLGGKEADDSRLVMESDERGSMEINSPGCFSTVCVELDIQSLAVNTILQSQHVNDMEGGASMGVSFDVIQHASLEDMMSGNQGVTAVASYDETALCSNTFRILKSMVVGWVREITQYHNVYADNQVMHFYRWLRSPSSLLYDPALHRTLLNMMKKIFLQLVAEFKRLGSSVVYGNFNRIILSTKKRRIDDAIAYVEYITNSIHSREIFHSLSITFSRCWEFLLWMDPANYGGVKGKVPSSIMYGETGANEKKKGKKDGEDEASDDEEDEVEEPEEEHDGEEDEVEDLIESSWNIMHYLPQAASCQKYFLMIISAYIAAVYHSMREELRRNAPGATPIKRRGGSQASQQPAGDISALPGMITFSQEYVSSELTQNIFTITQKIQKKVCGTRSVSQPSEMFPVLPGSHLPLNNPALEFIKYVCQVLSLDANIVNQMNKLKRDLLRLVDVGEFSEEAQFRDPCNSYVLPEVICHQCNFCRDLDLCKDPSVTQDGTVLPQWFCSNCQAQYDTESIEMALVEALQKKLMSYTLQDLECAKCRGVKEANMPLYCSCAGDFKLTFSTKSFTEQVDVFRSIAAHYNMNFLLETIDWILRMNS